Proteins encoded together in one Anticarsia gemmatalis isolate Benzon Research Colony breed Stoneville strain chromosome 1, ilAntGemm2 primary, whole genome shotgun sequence window:
- the LOC142973091 gene encoding uncharacterized protein LOC142973091: MFSLEFALVLCFFILAVVGSPIEDGRWNPYKYGSDGKYIPTDEGKYIHVPNPYIHIDNPYDGGYGPYAHEYDPYVEEASVDQYRLVQIPPKDIPYYKDGYYKNNGIKIIKQNHNYKEDKYDFDFETENKIRAEEKAVLKNPNTIDEGIASKGFYEYIGPDGFMYRVDYTADEKGFRPTVKRLETPYSGKWIYEKVN; the protein is encoded by the exons ATGTTTTCTTTGGAG ttcgCCTTAGTGCTTTGCTTCTTCATCTTGGCAGTGGTGGGATCACCCATTGAAGACGGCAGGTGGAATCCCTACAAATATGGAAGCGATGGAAA ATACATACCAACAGATGAGGGCAAGTACATCCATGTACCGAATCCCTACATCCATATCGACAATCCTTACGACGGCGGCTACGGGCCTTATGCTCATGAATACGACCCCTATGTCGAAGAGGCCTCGGTGGACCAGTACAGACTAGTGCAGATCCCTCCTAAGGACATCCCTTACTACAAAGACGGGTACTACAAGAACAATGGCATTAAGATCATCAAGCAGAACCACAACTACAAGGAGGACAAATATGATTTCGA TTTCGAGACTGAGAACAAGATCCGTGCTGAAGAGAAAGCCGTGCTCAAGAACCCCAACACCATCGATGAAGGCATCGCTTCAAAGGGCTTCTACGAATACATCGGACCCGACGGTTTCATGTACAGAGTAGACTACACCGCTGACGAGAAAGGTTTCCGCCCCACAGTTAAGAGGCTAGAGACCCCGTACTCCGGCAAATGGATATACGAGAAAGTCaactaa